The following proteins come from a genomic window of Aquimarina sp. MAR_2010_214:
- a CDS encoding TolC family protein, whose product MRVKILVLCIVFFGVFGSQAQEKKWTLRECVEYALENNISIKQSALDVEATEIDRIDAIGRFLPTLNASASNFWSSGLSTDPITNENKTQTFRSSNYGISAGVTIFGGLRNIKRFQRAKLNKLLSQYSLGKSKDDIALFVANSYLQVLLNKESLKVIEKQHEITLEQLQRTKDLVDAGVLPQGDLLEIEATSADELTRIVQAENAVQIALIGLAQRLLIKNYEDFDIVEQEYLVPGSEILDKPIDQVIAKARESRYEVQIAEQNKLIAEKDLEIARGAYYPTLNGSFNYNTRESGAKSFARVLDENNPVTTQSVGVVEATGQNVVSQTPNLLLVEQDAAPFIDQLYINDGISYGLSLTVPIFNGFSARNAVKRNKVNVKRTEFQLEQTELDLDSNVYQAYLDAKGAAEAYEAAQVSVKAQERAYEYAKDRYDVGLTNAFDFSQSKFRLENAQSQEVQNKFDFIFKLKVLELYFGIKIADIKL is encoded by the coding sequence ATGAGGGTTAAAATCTTAGTTTTATGTATTGTATTCTTTGGAGTGTTCGGGTCACAAGCACAAGAAAAGAAATGGACATTACGCGAATGCGTAGAATATGCTTTAGAAAATAATATTTCGATAAAGCAATCTGCATTAGATGTAGAAGCAACAGAAATCGATAGGATTGATGCGATAGGACGTTTTCTGCCTACATTAAACGCATCTGCTTCTAATTTTTGGAGTTCTGGTTTATCAACAGATCCTATTACAAACGAAAATAAAACGCAGACATTTAGAAGTTCTAATTATGGTATAAGTGCTGGAGTAACCATATTTGGTGGTTTGAGAAATATAAAAAGATTTCAAAGAGCTAAACTTAATAAACTGCTAAGTCAATATAGCCTTGGTAAATCCAAAGATGATATTGCATTGTTTGTGGCCAATAGCTACCTACAGGTACTTTTAAACAAAGAATCGTTAAAAGTAATAGAAAAACAACATGAGATTACATTAGAACAGTTACAACGTACCAAAGATCTTGTAGATGCCGGAGTACTACCTCAAGGCGACCTCCTTGAAATTGAAGCAACTTCTGCAGATGAATTAACAAGAATTGTACAGGCGGAGAATGCAGTACAGATTGCATTAATAGGATTGGCACAGCGATTACTGATTAAAAACTATGAAGATTTTGACATTGTAGAACAAGAGTATCTGGTTCCCGGATCAGAGATATTAGATAAGCCTATTGATCAAGTGATTGCTAAAGCCAGAGAATCAAGATATGAAGTACAGATCGCAGAACAAAATAAACTTATTGCAGAAAAAGATCTTGAAATTGCCAGAGGAGCATACTATCCTACATTAAATGGTTCTTTTAATTATAATACCCGAGAATCAGGAGCAAAATCTTTTGCTCGTGTTTTGGATGAAAATAATCCTGTAACAACTCAGAGTGTTGGTGTAGTAGAAGCAACAGGGCAGAATGTTGTTAGTCAAACTCCTAATCTACTTCTTGTAGAACAGGATGCTGCACCATTTATTGATCAGTTGTATATCAACGATGGGATTTCTTATGGTTTATCTCTTACGGTTCCAATTTTTAATGGATTTTCTGCAAGGAATGCGGTAAAAAGAAATAAGGTTAATGTAAAGCGAACAGAGTTTCAACTAGAACAAACAGAGTTGGATTTGGATAGTAATGTATATCAGGCATATCTTGATGCAAAAGGAGCTGCAGAAGCCTATGAAGCAGCTCAAGTTTCTGTAAAAGCTCAGGAAAGAGCATATGAATACGCAAAAGACCGTTATGATGTAGGACTAACCAATGCGTTTGATTTTAGTCAATCAAAATTTAGATTAGAAAATGCGCAGAGTCAGGAAGTACAAAATAAATTTGATTTCATTTTTAAACTAAAAGTACTAGAGCTTTATTTTGGAATAAAAATCGCGGATATAAAATTATAG
- a CDS encoding efflux RND transporter periplasmic adaptor subunit: MNKKKLLFILGIVVVLIVLLVYGKKAGWFGESGNFKEVSVTKIDKIDIIETVSATGKIQPEVEVKLSSEVSGEIIDLPIKEGQQVQKGDLLVRINPDIIQSGLNRSQAALENVRAGLRQAEASLKESKLSYDRNKALFDKGVISKAEWDRAISAYEGAEAAKQSAYYNVRSAQATVNEAKDNLNRTTIYAPMTGTISKLSVELGERVVGTQQMAGTEIVRVADLSNMEVEVDVNENDIVKVSIADSTIVEVDAYLKKQFKGIVTEIANSAENAVSADQVTNFRVKVRILEESYSDLLADKPESYSPFRPGMTATVDVITDKRKDIIGVPISSIVIKNDTSNIKEIPSKDKISSDTNKKFECVFIKNGETAKLRVIKTGIQDDSNIEITSGLKEGDEVITGPYNVVTKILKTGDKVTTDKEKKSTK, from the coding sequence ATGAATAAAAAAAAATTACTCTTCATTTTAGGGATAGTTGTCGTTTTAATAGTATTACTTGTTTATGGTAAAAAAGCAGGATGGTTTGGTGAAAGTGGAAACTTTAAAGAAGTATCAGTTACAAAAATCGATAAAATTGATATTATAGAAACTGTTTCTGCTACTGGTAAAATACAACCCGAGGTAGAGGTAAAACTTTCTTCAGAAGTATCAGGAGAGATTATCGACTTGCCAATCAAAGAAGGCCAACAAGTACAAAAAGGAGATCTTTTGGTTCGTATAAATCCTGATATTATTCAGTCTGGATTAAATAGGTCTCAGGCAGCATTAGAAAATGTAAGGGCAGGATTACGACAAGCTGAAGCTAGTTTAAAAGAATCAAAACTAAGCTATGATCGTAATAAGGCATTGTTTGATAAAGGAGTGATTTCTAAAGCAGAGTGGGATAGAGCAATCTCAGCATATGAAGGAGCAGAAGCTGCTAAGCAATCAGCATATTATAACGTAAGAAGTGCTCAGGCAACTGTTAATGAAGCCAAAGATAATTTAAACAGAACCACAATTTATGCCCCAATGACGGGTACAATATCTAAGCTATCTGTAGAACTGGGAGAAAGAGTAGTAGGTACCCAACAAATGGCAGGTACAGAGATTGTACGTGTTGCAGATCTTAGTAATATGGAAGTAGAAGTGGATGTTAATGAAAATGATATCGTTAAAGTTTCGATTGCAGATTCTACTATTGTTGAGGTTGATGCTTACCTAAAGAAACAATTTAAGGGTATAGTTACAGAAATCGCTAATTCTGCAGAAAATGCTGTAAGTGCTGATCAGGTAACTAATTTTAGAGTGAAAGTTCGAATTCTGGAGGAATCATATTCAGATTTATTAGCAGATAAACCCGAAAGCTACTCTCCGTTTAGACCAGGTATGACAGCTACAGTAGACGTTATTACAGATAAAAGAAAAGATATAATAGGTGTTCCTATAAGTTCCATAGTGATTAAAAATGATACTTCTAATATAAAAGAGATACCTTCTAAGGACAAAATATCATCAGACACCAATAAAAAATTCGAATGTGTATTCATTAAGAATGGTGAAACGGCAAAATTGAGAGTGATAAAAACGGGTATCCAGGATGACAGTAATATTGAAATAACGAGTGGTTTGAAAGAAGGAGATGAGGTTATAACAGGACCTTATAATGTGGTTACTAAAATACTTAAAACTGGAGATAAAGTAACTACAGATAAAGAGAAAAAATCTACCAAATAA
- the tsaB gene encoding tRNA (adenosine(37)-N6)-threonylcarbamoyltransferase complex dimerization subunit type 1 TsaB, whose protein sequence is MAYILCIETSTTNCSVALANNEKVIGLKEDYDSSYSHAERLHNFIDEVLKEAGLTPKSLSAVSVSKGPGSYTGLRIGVSAAKGLCYALDIPLLSVPTLHSLALQISQEQDSYIVPMLDARRMEVYSAVFTNGYEEIRKTEAEILTSTSYEAYLREKKVYFIGNGVEKFSAICSDVNAVFVENKLPSANEMAMLSYPKFLKKDFEDVSYLDPYYLKDFVTG, encoded by the coding sequence ATGGCCTATATCCTCTGCATAGAAACTTCAACAACTAATTGTTCTGTAGCTTTAGCTAATAATGAGAAAGTGATTGGGTTAAAAGAGGATTATGATAGTTCATATTCCCATGCAGAACGATTACATAATTTTATAGATGAAGTTCTCAAAGAAGCGGGGTTAACTCCCAAAAGCCTCTCTGCAGTCTCAGTTAGCAAGGGGCCTGGTTCATACACAGGGTTAAGAATAGGAGTTTCAGCGGCAAAAGGTTTATGCTATGCATTAGATATTCCATTACTATCTGTGCCTACTCTACATTCACTAGCATTACAGATATCACAGGAACAGGACAGTTATATTGTTCCTATGCTTGATGCTCGAAGAATGGAGGTGTATTCTGCGGTTTTTACTAATGGTTATGAAGAAATAAGAAAAACAGAAGCAGAAATTCTTACTAGTACCTCTTATGAAGCGTATTTGCGCGAGAAAAAAGTATATTTCATAGGTAATGGAGTAGAAAAGTTTTCGGCTATTTGTAGCGACGTTAATGCGGTATTTGTAGAAAACAAATTGCCATCTGCAAATGAGATGGCAATGTTAAGTTATCCTAAATTTTTGAAAAAAGATTTTGAAGATGTTAGTTACCTCGATCCGTATTACTTAAAAGACTTTGTGACGGGCTAG
- a CDS encoding thioredoxin domain-containing protein — translation MEQHAYTNDLIHETSPYLLQHAHNPVNWKPWGEEALQQAKKENKLIIVSIGYAACHWCHVMEHESFEDPKVAEIMNANYVNIKVDREERPDIDQVYMSAVQLMTGSGGWPLNMVVLPDGRPVWGGTYFPKGNWVDALKQIANLYEKQPDKLIEYAEKLEQGIKAVDLIEVNTNAINFDKEFIASSVKEWSSHFDHQKGGTKRVPKFMMPNNYHFLLRYAYQTKDDTLLEFVKNTLTKISYGGVYDHVGGGFARYSTDGKWHVPHFEKMLYDNAQLVSLYSDAFLVTNDPWFKDVVYETLDFVSRELTNKEGAFYSSLDADSNTLDGELEEGAFYVWTKEELKRIVPDGDYTLFADYYNINSYGFWEKGNYVLIRKDAHQKFCSENNIASEVLIKKISQWKEVLLHEREKRSRPRLDDKTLTSWNALMLKGYLDAYRVFGEKKFLDAAIKNANFIKTAQLKNDTSLFHNYKNGKSTINGYLEDYALVIEAFIALYQNTFDPEWLEVSEQLTQYTLNHFFNEDKNIFYFTSDQDPKLITRTIEYSDNVIPASNSIMAKNLFLLSHYFDRSNYKEISEQMLHNIKPQIKSYASGYSNWLDVMLNFSFDFYELVIIGKEAKSKLKEVSQTYIPNKLIAGGTSDSDTALLKNRFIEDKTLFYLCVNNSCQYPVEEFQNILPLK, via the coding sequence ATGGAACAACACGCTTATACTAATGATCTCATTCATGAAACTAGTCCATACCTCTTACAACATGCACACAACCCTGTAAATTGGAAACCTTGGGGAGAAGAAGCACTACAACAAGCTAAAAAAGAAAACAAGCTTATTATCGTAAGCATAGGATACGCTGCTTGCCATTGGTGCCATGTTATGGAGCATGAAAGCTTTGAAGATCCTAAGGTAGCAGAAATCATGAATGCGAACTATGTAAATATTAAAGTAGATCGTGAAGAACGCCCTGATATAGATCAGGTATATATGAGTGCAGTACAATTAATGACCGGTAGTGGTGGTTGGCCTCTTAATATGGTTGTATTGCCCGACGGAAGACCAGTTTGGGGAGGCACCTATTTTCCTAAAGGAAATTGGGTTGATGCCTTAAAACAAATTGCAAACCTATATGAAAAACAACCCGATAAGCTAATAGAATATGCCGAAAAACTAGAACAAGGAATTAAGGCTGTAGATCTCATAGAAGTAAACACTAATGCTATTAATTTTGACAAAGAATTTATAGCATCTTCTGTAAAAGAATGGAGTTCTCATTTTGACCATCAAAAAGGAGGCACAAAACGAGTTCCCAAATTTATGATGCCTAATAATTATCATTTCCTTCTTCGATATGCTTATCAAACTAAAGATGATACACTATTAGAATTTGTAAAAAACACTTTAACAAAAATATCATATGGCGGTGTTTATGATCATGTTGGAGGAGGTTTTGCGCGATACTCTACTGATGGAAAATGGCATGTCCCTCACTTCGAGAAAATGCTATATGATAATGCACAATTAGTAAGTCTGTATTCTGATGCTTTTTTGGTTACTAATGATCCCTGGTTTAAAGATGTAGTTTATGAAACTTTGGATTTTGTATCAAGAGAGCTTACCAATAAAGAAGGTGCTTTTTATTCATCTTTGGATGCAGATAGCAACACTTTGGACGGAGAATTAGAAGAAGGTGCTTTTTATGTATGGACCAAAGAAGAATTAAAAAGAATAGTGCCGGATGGCGATTATACTCTCTTTGCTGATTATTACAATATCAATTCATATGGTTTCTGGGAAAAAGGAAACTATGTTTTAATTAGAAAGGATGCTCATCAAAAGTTTTGTAGTGAAAATAATATTGCCAGTGAAGTCTTGATTAAAAAAATCTCTCAATGGAAAGAAGTTTTACTTCATGAGCGTGAAAAACGCTCTCGACCACGATTAGATGACAAAACCTTAACCTCCTGGAATGCTTTAATGCTAAAAGGCTATCTGGATGCCTATAGAGTTTTTGGAGAGAAAAAGTTTTTGGATGCTGCCATAAAAAATGCAAATTTTATCAAAACTGCTCAGTTAAAAAATGATACATCCTTATTTCATAACTACAAAAACGGTAAAAGCACCATCAATGGGTATTTAGAAGACTATGCACTAGTCATTGAAGCCTTTATAGCCTTATATCAAAACACATTTGACCCAGAATGGTTAGAGGTATCAGAACAACTTACACAATACACTTTAAACCACTTTTTTAATGAGGACAAGAATATATTCTATTTTACTTCTGATCAAGACCCAAAACTTATTACACGTACTATAGAATACAGTGATAATGTAATCCCGGCATCTAATTCAATAATGGCTAAGAACTTATTTTTACTATCTCATTATTTTGACCGTTCTAATTACAAAGAAATAAGTGAACAAATGTTACATAATATTAAACCGCAAATCAAGTCTTATGCATCAGGGTACTCTAATTGGTTAGATGTTATGCTCAATTTTTCTTTTGACTTTTATGAATTAGTTATTATAGGTAAAGAAGCAAAAAGTAAATTAAAAGAAGTAAGTCAAACTTATATTCCAAATAAACTAATAGCGGGAGGCACATCAGATTCTGATACTGCCTTATTAAAAAACAGATTTATAGAAGACAAAACTTTGTTTTATTTATGTGTAAATAATTCATGTCAATATCCAGTTGAAGAATTTCAAAATATTTTGCCTTTAAAATAG
- a CDS encoding dodecin family protein, translating into MAIIKVIEVLANSEKSWEDATKNAVKQASKSVKNIKSAYIVDQSVVVKNDDVSEFRVNLKISFEVK; encoded by the coding sequence ATGGCAATTATCAAAGTTATTGAAGTTCTAGCGAATTCTGAAAAAAGCTGGGAAGATGCAACCAAAAATGCAGTAAAACAAGCTAGCAAATCGGTAAAAAATATTAAATCAGCATATATAGTTGACCAAAGCGTAGTGGTCAAAAATGATGATGTATCCGAATTTAGAGTGAATTTAAAAATCTCTTTTGAAGTAAAATAA
- the gcvH gene encoding glycine cleavage system protein GcvH, which yields MNIPEELKYSKDHEWIRIENNIAHIGITDFAQSELGDIVYVELESLDEELNEGEVMGSIEAVKTVSDIFMPVSGTVIEINEELESNPEMVNSDPYTNGWLAKIEISNPDEINTLLDADGYKKLIGAK from the coding sequence ATGAATATTCCAGAAGAATTAAAGTACAGTAAAGATCACGAATGGATCAGAATAGAGAATAATATTGCACATATAGGTATTACCGATTTTGCACAAAGTGAATTAGGAGATATCGTTTATGTAGAACTCGAATCTTTGGATGAAGAACTTAATGAAGGAGAAGTAATGGGATCTATTGAAGCGGTTAAAACTGTTTCTGACATTTTTATGCCCGTTTCAGGTACTGTTATTGAAATTAATGAAGAGCTAGAATCAAATCCAGAAATGGTAAATTCTGATCCATATACTAATGGTTGGCTTGCCAAAATAGAAATTTCAAATCCGGATGAAATCAATACCTTATTAGATGCCGATGGATATAAGAAATTGATAGGTGCCAAATAA
- the gcvT gene encoding glycine cleavage system aminomethyltransferase GcvT: METELISIALEAKHQELGAKMVPFAGYLMPLQYTSVVQEHKTVREGVGIFDVSHMGEFILRGPKALDLIQKISSNDATKLNIGSAQYSCMPNDKGGVVDDLIIYKLDDQEYLLVVNASNIDKDWNWIKSHNTDNVEMIDRSNEMSLFAVQGPLASNVLQKLTKVTLADIPYYTFAIGEIAGIQNVIISATGYTGAGGFELYVPNSGAEQLWDAILETGKEDNIQPIGLGARDTLRLEMGFCLYGNDIDDTTSPLEAGLSWITKFTKPFINSEALQKQKAEGVTRRLVGFEMIEKGIPRAGYIIYNENDDLIGKVTSGSQSPILEKGIGLGYVTIPHAKADSTIFIEIRNKRIKAVVKKTPFIKK, from the coding sequence ATGGAAACAGAACTAATAAGCATAGCTCTCGAAGCTAAGCACCAAGAATTGGGAGCAAAAATGGTCCCTTTTGCAGGATATTTAATGCCACTTCAGTATACCTCTGTAGTACAAGAACACAAAACCGTAAGAGAAGGTGTTGGTATATTTGATGTATCGCATATGGGTGAATTCATCCTTAGAGGCCCTAAAGCGTTAGATTTAATTCAAAAAATAAGTAGTAATGATGCTACCAAACTAAATATTGGAAGTGCGCAGTATTCTTGTATGCCTAATGATAAAGGCGGTGTTGTAGATGATCTTATTATCTATAAACTAGACGATCAAGAATATCTATTGGTAGTTAATGCCTCTAACATTGATAAGGATTGGAACTGGATAAAAAGTCATAATACAGATAATGTAGAAATGATTGATCGCTCTAATGAGATGTCGCTTTTTGCTGTACAAGGACCACTTGCAAGTAACGTATTACAAAAACTTACCAAAGTAACCCTTGCCGATATCCCGTATTACACTTTTGCTATAGGCGAAATTGCAGGAATACAAAATGTAATTATTTCTGCTACAGGATATACAGGTGCAGGAGGTTTTGAACTTTATGTACCTAATTCTGGAGCAGAACAACTTTGGGATGCAATTCTCGAAACCGGAAAAGAAGATAACATTCAACCTATCGGACTTGGAGCAAGAGATACATTACGATTAGAAATGGGGTTCTGTTTGTATGGAAACGATATTGACGATACTACCTCTCCATTAGAAGCAGGATTAAGCTGGATTACAAAATTCACTAAACCTTTTATCAATTCTGAAGCTTTACAAAAGCAAAAAGCAGAAGGGGTTACTCGAAGATTAGTTGGTTTTGAAATGATAGAAAAAGGTATCCCTAGAGCTGGATATATAATATATAATGAAAATGATGACCTCATCGGAAAAGTAACTTCAGGAAGTCAATCACCTATATTAGAAAAAGGAATAGGACTTGGCTATGTCACCATTCCTCATGCTAAAGCAGATAGTACTATTTTTATCGAAATTCGAAATAAGCGTATCAAAGCAGTCGTTAAAAAAACACCTTTCATAAAAAAATAA
- the gcvP gene encoding aminomethyl-transferring glycine dehydrogenase, with amino-acid sequence MKDLSTLKQEFLPRHIGPGKKEIGQMLNVIGVSSLTQLIDETVPKNIRSTKPLALPTAQTELEFLTNFKSMMENNKVFRSFIGMGYHDCIVPPVIQRNILENPAWYTAYTPYQAEIAQGRLEALINYQTMITDLTGMELANASLLDEATAAAEAMTLLYRVKSRAKKQASTFFIDKKTFPHTIELIIGRAEPIGINVIVGDIAELDISNPDLFGLLIQYPDSDGAITNPTPYITEAQKHEVRIAVASDLMALTHITAPGEMGVDVVVGTSQRFGVPLGYGGPHAAYFATKEVYKRHIPGRIIGVTEDSHGRPAYRMALQTREQHIKREKATSNICTAQVLLAVMAGMYAVYHGKDGLSKIANKIHLSTAKLNQELEKLGYTQTNTHFFDTLKIEVEDKESIKKLALDKEINFRYFDDNHIGISLHEKTTLVDLQDITEIFATAKGKTVKITDWKIDTTAIPASLQRKSSYLEHPVFNSYQAEHEMLRYLKRLENKDLSLVHSMIALGSCTMKLNATTEMMPLSWGELANIHPFVPINQAKGYHQMFEHLASWLAEITGLYTTSLQPNSGAQGELAGLMVIKAYYADKNQTYRNITLIPSSAHGTNPATATMAGQQVVIVSCRENGDIDIDDLRAKAEKHKDNLMALMVTYPSTHGVFEENIKEACEIIHDNGGKVYLDGANLNAQLGLTSPGIIGGDVCHLNLHKTFCIPHGGGGPGMGPIAVSKELAPFIPGNAVVKNAGGEKAIAAISAAPWGSASILSISYAYIALMGGKGLTSATEMAILNANYIKEKLVDHYPILFTGENGRNAHELIIDCRAFKEEDITVTDIAKRLMDYGFHAPTVSFPVAGTIMIEPTESETVEELDRFIDAMISIRSEIKEIANGVASRDQNVLKNAPHTMEFIAQDNWDMPYSRTKAAFPLPHIKSNKFWPSVGRVNDAHGDRNLMCSCLPVSAFEEDTKNTEITIN; translated from the coding sequence ATGAAAGATCTAAGTACACTTAAACAAGAATTCCTACCCAGACATATAGGTCCGGGCAAAAAGGAAATTGGTCAAATGCTAAACGTGATTGGTGTTTCATCATTAACACAGTTAATTGATGAAACGGTTCCAAAAAATATTCGTTCTACAAAACCATTAGCATTACCAACTGCTCAAACAGAATTGGAGTTCCTTACCAACTTCAAATCTATGATGGAAAACAATAAAGTATTCCGTTCATTTATAGGAATGGGATATCACGACTGTATTGTACCTCCAGTTATTCAGCGAAATATTCTTGAGAATCCAGCTTGGTATACAGCGTACACACCATATCAGGCAGAGATAGCACAAGGTAGACTAGAAGCCTTGATCAACTATCAAACCATGATTACAGATCTTACAGGAATGGAACTAGCCAATGCTTCTCTTTTGGATGAAGCTACAGCTGCAGCAGAAGCCATGACACTTCTATATCGTGTAAAAAGCAGAGCAAAAAAACAAGCCAGTACATTTTTTATTGATAAAAAAACATTTCCGCATACCATAGAGCTTATCATAGGTCGTGCAGAACCTATTGGTATTAATGTAATTGTTGGAGATATCGCTGAACTCGATATCTCAAATCCAGATCTTTTCGGACTCCTTATCCAATATCCAGATAGTGATGGCGCAATTACAAATCCAACTCCTTATATTACTGAAGCACAAAAGCATGAAGTAAGAATTGCTGTAGCATCAGATCTAATGGCATTAACACATATTACTGCACCAGGCGAAATGGGAGTAGATGTAGTTGTAGGTACTTCACAAAGATTTGGAGTACCCCTAGGATATGGAGGGCCACATGCTGCATATTTTGCTACAAAAGAAGTATATAAACGTCATATTCCTGGTAGAATTATTGGGGTAACAGAAGATAGCCATGGTCGTCCTGCATATCGAATGGCACTACAAACCAGAGAACAACACATTAAACGAGAAAAAGCTACCTCAAATATCTGTACCGCACAGGTATTACTTGCTGTAATGGCTGGTATGTATGCTGTGTATCACGGGAAAGATGGACTATCTAAGATTGCCAATAAAATCCATTTATCAACGGCTAAGCTTAATCAGGAATTAGAAAAACTTGGATACACGCAAACGAATACTCATTTTTTTGATACTCTAAAAATAGAGGTAGAAGACAAAGAAAGTATCAAAAAATTAGCACTGGATAAAGAAATCAATTTCAGATATTTTGATGATAATCATATAGGGATATCACTACATGAGAAGACTACATTAGTAGATCTACAAGATATCACCGAAATCTTTGCTACTGCAAAGGGTAAAACTGTAAAAATAACAGATTGGAAAATTGATACAACTGCAATCCCTGCTTCTTTACAAAGAAAATCTTCTTATTTAGAACACCCTGTATTTAATTCTTATCAGGCAGAGCATGAAATGCTTAGATATCTAAAAAGATTAGAAAATAAAGATCTTTCATTAGTACATTCTATGATTGCCTTAGGTTCATGCACCATGAAACTTAATGCAACTACAGAGATGATGCCTTTATCATGGGGCGAATTAGCTAACATTCATCCTTTTGTACCAATAAATCAAGCAAAAGGATATCATCAAATGTTTGAACATTTGGCCTCTTGGTTGGCAGAAATCACTGGTTTATATACCACCTCTCTACAACCAAATAGCGGGGCCCAGGGAGAACTTGCTGGTTTAATGGTTATAAAAGCATATTATGCAGATAAAAATCAAACCTACAGAAACATAACCCTTATCCCATCCTCTGCCCACGGTACTAATCCAGCAACTGCAACTATGGCGGGTCAACAAGTAGTTATTGTATCCTGTAGAGAAAATGGAGATATAGATATTGATGACTTGCGTGCTAAAGCAGAAAAGCATAAGGATAACTTAATGGCATTAATGGTTACCTACCCTTCTACTCATGGTGTTTTTGAAGAAAACATCAAAGAAGCTTGTGAGATTATTCATGATAATGGAGGAAAAGTATACCTGGATGGAGCAAATCTAAACGCTCAATTAGGATTAACAAGTCCTGGAATTATCGGTGGAGATGTATGTCATCTTAACCTTCATAAAACCTTTTGTATCCCACACGGTGGTGGTGGGCCAGGAATGGGGCCTATTGCAGTAAGTAAAGAACTTGCTCCGTTTATACCTGGTAACGCTGTGGTAAAAAACGCAGGAGGAGAAAAAGCTATCGCAGCTATCTCTGCAGCACCTTGGGGTAGTGCAAGTATTCTTTCTATCTCCTATGCATATATTGCATTAATGGGTGGCAAGGGATTAACCTCTGCGACAGAAATGGCAATTCTAAATGCTAACTATATAAAAGAAAAACTTGTTGATCATTACCCTATCCTATTTACCGGAGAAAACGGACGTAATGCTCATGAACTTATAATCGATTGTAGAGCATTTAAAGAAGAGGATATTACGGTAACTGATATTGCAAAAAGACTTATGGATTATGGGTTTCATGCACCAACTGTATCATTTCCTGTTGCAGGAACGATTATGATAGAGCCTACAGAAAGTGAAACCGTAGAAGAACTCGATCGTTTTATTGATGCTATGATCAGTATCAGAAGTGAAATAAAAGAAATAGCAAATGGAGTTGCCTCCAGGGATCAAAACGTCCTGAAAAATGCACCTCATACGATGGAATTTATTGCTCAGGATAATTGGGATATGCCGTATTCCCGAACCAAAGCTGCTTTTCCACTACCTCATATAAAAAGCAATAAATTCTGGCCTAGTGTAGGTCGTGTAAATGATGCCCATGGAGACAGAAATTTAATGTGTAGTTGTCTACCCGTTTCGGCATTTGAAGAAGATACAAAGAATACAGAAATAACTATAAACTAA